One segment of Hyphomicrobiales bacterium DNA contains the following:
- a CDS encoding F0F1 ATP synthase subunit beta — MARKPAASKAKKNQAAGRVTQVMGAVVDVQFDEELPAILNALTTDNHGRRLVLEVAQHLGENTVRTVAMDSTEGLVRGQEVADTGDAISVPVGDETLGRIMNVVGEPVDEAGPIKTKEKRGIHQDAPAYVEQSTEAEILATGIKVVDLLAPYAKGGKIGLFGGAGVGKTVIIMELINNIAKAHGGYSVFAGVGERTREGNDLYHEMIESGVNMDPKKHGGSAEGSKCALVYGQMNEPPGARAR; from the coding sequence ATGGCACGCAAACCCGCCGCATCGAAGGCAAAGAAGAACCAGGCCGCCGGCCGCGTCACCCAGGTGATGGGCGCCGTCGTCGACGTTCAGTTCGACGAGGAGCTGCCGGCGATCCTCAACGCGCTCACGACCGACAATCACGGCCGGCGGCTGGTGCTCGAGGTCGCCCAGCATCTCGGCGAGAACACCGTGCGCACGGTGGCGATGGATTCCACCGAGGGCCTGGTGCGCGGCCAGGAGGTCGCCGACACCGGCGATGCGATCTCGGTTCCGGTCGGCGACGAGACGCTGGGCCGCATCATGAACGTGGTCGGCGAGCCGGTCGACGAGGCCGGCCCGATCAAGACCAAGGAAAAGCGCGGCATCCATCAGGACGCGCCGGCCTATGTCGAACAGTCGACGGAGGCTGAGATCCTGGCCACCGGCATCAAGGTCGTCGACCTGTTGGCGCCTTACGCCAAGGGCGGCAAGATCGGCCTGTTCGGCGGCGCCGGCGTCGGCAAGACCGTCATCATCATGGAGCTGATCAACAACATCGCCAAGGCGCATGGCGGCTACTCGGTGTTCGCCGGCGTCGGTGAGCGCACGCGCGAGGGCAACGATCTCTATCACGAGATGATCGAATCCGGCGTCAACATGGACCCGAAGAAGCATGGCGGCTCGGCCGAGGGCTCGAAATGCGCGCTGGTCTACGGGCAGATGAACGAGCCGCCGGGCGCGCGCGCCCGC
- a CDS encoding F0F1 ATP synthase subunit gamma, whose product MPSLKDLRNRIASVKATQKITKAMQMVAAAKLRRAQSRAEAARPYAERMETVLVNLTAALKHPDDAPRLMVGTGSDRHHLLIVCTAERGLCGAFNSSIVRLCREHANRLIADGKTVKILCVGRKGFDQLKRQFGGSIVETISLREVRQIGFANARAVAGKVLALFEEGELDIATLFFSRFKSVIAQVPTAQRVIPASVPETDAPPAAAAYEYEPEEHRILADLLPRNIAVQIYRALLENAASEQGARMSAMDNATRNAGEMIDKLTLSYNRQRQAQITKELIEIISGAEAL is encoded by the coding sequence ATGCCGAGCCTCAAGGACCTGCGCAACCGCATCGCCTCGGTCAAGGCGACGCAGAAGATCACCAAGGCCATGCAGATGGTGGCCGCGGCGAAGCTGCGCCGCGCCCAGAGCCGGGCGGAGGCCGCCCGGCCCTATGCGGAGCGGATGGAGACGGTGCTGGTCAACCTCACAGCAGCCCTCAAGCACCCGGACGACGCGCCGAGGCTGATGGTCGGCACCGGCAGCGACCGGCACCATCTGCTGATCGTCTGCACCGCCGAGCGCGGCCTGTGCGGCGCCTTCAACTCGTCGATCGTGCGGCTTTGCCGCGAGCACGCCAACCGGCTGATCGCCGACGGCAAGACGGTCAAGATCTTGTGCGTCGGCAGGAAGGGCTTCGACCAGCTCAAGCGCCAGTTCGGCGGCAGCATCGTCGAGACGATCAGCCTGCGCGAAGTCCGCCAGATCGGCTTCGCCAACGCCCGCGCCGTCGCCGGCAAGGTGCTGGCGCTGTTCGAGGAAGGCGAGCTCGACATCGCTACCTTGTTCTTCTCGCGCTTCAAATCGGTGATCGCCCAAGTTCCGACGGCGCAAAGAGTGATCCCGGCGAGCGTTCCGGAAACCGACGCGCCGCCGGCCGCCGCGGCCTATGAATACGAGCCGGAGGAGCATCGGATTCTCGCCGATCTCCTGCCGCGCAACATCGCCGTGCAGATCTACCGCGCGCTCCTGGAGAACGCGGCCTCCGAGCAGGGCGCGCGGATGAGCGCGATGGACAACGCCACCCGCAATGCCGGCGAGATGATCGACAAGCTGACGCTGAGCTACAACCGCCAGCGCCAGGCTCAGATCACCAAGGAGCTGATCGAAATCATATCCGGCGCCGAGGCGCTTTAG